In Streptomyces sp. NBC_01717, one DNA window encodes the following:
- a CDS encoding phosphotransferase, with translation MTALPVSVAAQPSDRAAAGQVPPARASEARMRAAALVSDESLLVGPLKGYHHETYAFPLPAGGGSTAQTWWKCRDPRAGLFWFDLRWFPSEKELVRALQGCITRIPAVVERETVSLYTFIEGRTLGEICPPGRPLSARHVRQLGLLFRELVSVDPDRISRADGPGQGRRPEGPGDDSTAFLMRLIQFTEHQVYRRHAPRYGSLFRELGLRDDGLDRLRRVGGGLTPRPFALIHGDLHRENFIVDPDGDLWTIDWELAMVGDPLYDLATHLHLMRYPAVEQGRIAAIWRDAVECARPGSSDGWERDLPVLLAYKRAQSVYTDVIRTALALGPGPEPQWRLLSQAARRIRKVLAAAAEPLGLPRMPTVQEVGGAYVHWFAANRPA, from the coding sequence ATGACGGCGCTCCCGGTTTCCGTCGCCGCGCAGCCGTCGGACCGGGCAGCCGCGGGGCAGGTGCCCCCGGCGCGGGCGTCCGAGGCCCGGATGCGTGCTGCCGCGCTCGTCTCGGACGAGAGCCTGCTGGTGGGCCCATTGAAGGGTTACCACCACGAGACGTATGCCTTTCCGCTTCCGGCGGGCGGCGGTTCGACCGCGCAGACCTGGTGGAAGTGCCGGGATCCGCGGGCGGGGCTGTTCTGGTTCGATCTGCGCTGGTTCCCTTCGGAGAAGGAACTCGTCCGGGCCCTTCAGGGGTGCATCACCCGTATCCCCGCGGTCGTCGAGCGCGAGACCGTCTCCCTCTACACATTCATCGAGGGGCGGACGCTCGGCGAGATCTGCCCTCCCGGGCGACCGCTGTCCGCGCGCCATGTGCGTCAACTAGGGCTGCTGTTCCGCGAACTGGTCTCGGTCGACCCCGACCGGATCAGCCGGGCGGACGGCCCGGGGCAGGGTCGGCGGCCCGAAGGCCCAGGCGACGACTCCACCGCCTTTCTGATGCGCCTGATCCAGTTCACCGAGCACCAGGTCTACCGTCGGCACGCACCGCGCTACGGCTCTCTCTTCCGGGAACTCGGCCTCCGCGACGACGGACTGGACCGGCTGCGGCGGGTGGGCGGTGGGCTGACGCCACGCCCGTTCGCCCTCATCCACGGTGATCTGCACCGGGAGAACTTCATCGTCGACCCGGATGGCGATCTGTGGACCATCGACTGGGAGCTGGCGATGGTCGGCGACCCGTTGTACGACCTGGCGACACACCTTCATCTGATGCGCTACCCGGCGGTGGAGCAGGGGCGGATCGCAGCGATCTGGCGGGACGCGGTCGAGTGCGCCCGGCCCGGCAGCTCGGACGGATGGGAGCGAGACCTACCGGTGCTTCTCGCTTACAAGCGGGCGCAGTCCGTCTACACGGATGTGATCCGCACCGCGCTGGCCCTGGGCCCGGGACCGGAGCCGCAGTGGCGGCTGCTGTCGCAGGCGGCCCGACGGATACGGAAGGTGCTGGCGGCGGCCGCGGAGCCACTGGGGCTGCCCCGCATGCCGACGGTCCAGGAAGTCGGTGGTGCGTATGTCCACTGGTTCGCCGCGAACCGGCCGGCGTAA
- a CDS encoding zinc-binding dehydrogenase, with protein sequence MRVALVRELGGPEALVPAEMPDPVPGPGEVVIDVSHVDTIYVETQIRSGAFSDYFPVRPPYVPGGGIAGTVRAVGEGVDAGWAGRRVIASVGFTGGYAEQAATTADHLVPVPDGLGLREAAALVHDGVTATALMQATAPGPGERVLILGASGGMGTLLVQLTHAAGAHVVAVARGDRKTALVKELGADDVIDGAEAGWVEQAHAALEAAGGPADVVLDGVGGAIGAAAFTLTADGGRFSAHGASTGGFAPIDPQEAARRGVTLRGIGDVQLTDAEYVRLAGHALGEAAAGRLRPVIGRVYPLEQAAEAHTAIEERSLLGKVLLSAREE encoded by the coding sequence ATGCGTGTGGCGCTGGTCAGGGAGCTGGGCGGCCCGGAGGCACTGGTTCCGGCCGAGATGCCCGACCCGGTGCCGGGGCCCGGCGAGGTGGTGATCGACGTGAGCCACGTTGACACGATCTACGTGGAGACCCAGATCCGGTCGGGTGCGTTCAGTGACTACTTTCCGGTCCGGCCCCCGTACGTTCCGGGAGGCGGGATCGCCGGGACGGTGCGCGCGGTCGGGGAGGGCGTCGACGCGGGATGGGCAGGCCGCCGGGTCATCGCCTCCGTCGGTTTCACCGGCGGCTACGCCGAGCAGGCGGCGACCACCGCCGACCACCTGGTGCCGGTACCGGACGGACTGGGGCTGCGCGAGGCAGCCGCCCTCGTGCACGACGGGGTGACGGCCACCGCGCTGATGCAGGCGACCGCCCCCGGACCCGGCGAACGCGTGCTGATCCTCGGCGCCTCCGGCGGTATGGGAACCCTCCTCGTGCAGCTGACGCACGCTGCAGGCGCCCATGTCGTCGCGGTGGCCCGCGGCGACCGGAAGACGGCGCTGGTAAAGGAGTTGGGCGCCGACGACGTGATCGACGGAGCGGAGGCGGGGTGGGTGGAACAGGCGCATGCGGCCCTGGAAGCGGCGGGCGGCCCGGCCGATGTGGTCCTCGACGGGGTCGGCGGCGCAATCGGAGCCGCCGCCTTCACCCTGACCGCCGACGGCGGTCGCTTCTCCGCCCACGGAGCATCGACAGGCGGCTTCGCCCCGATCGACCCGCAGGAGGCGGCGCGGCGCGGCGTCACGCTGCGCGGCATCGGGGACGTACAACTGACCGACGCGGAGTACGTACGCCTGGCCGGACACGCACTGGGTGAGGCAGCGGCCGGACGGCTGCGTCCGGTGATCGGCCGTGTCTACCCGCTGGAGCAGGCGGCCGAAGCGCATACGGCGATCGAGGAACGCAGCCTGCTGGGCAAGGTGCTGCTGAGCGCGCGGGAGGAGTGA
- a CDS encoding TetR family transcriptional regulator, with protein MVMSGEKTGTGPAAQAPISLRERKKQLTYQAVSDAAIAMFLERGFDKVSVAEVAAAADISKPTLFRYFPAKEDLALHRFADHEDEAARVVAARGQDESPLDALRRHFLEGLERRDPVTGLCDHPQVLAFHRMLYGTPSLVARMYGYQGRSEAALARALGDAVPDRLAAGQIIAVQRILALENWRRIDAGESADEVYDDAVRAAELGFVQLRSGLERER; from the coding sequence ATGGTCATGAGCGGAGAGAAGACCGGAACCGGGCCGGCTGCGCAGGCGCCGATCAGTCTGCGTGAGCGGAAGAAGCAGCTGACGTACCAGGCGGTCTCCGATGCCGCGATCGCCATGTTCCTGGAACGGGGCTTCGACAAGGTGTCGGTGGCGGAGGTGGCGGCCGCTGCCGACATCTCCAAGCCGACGCTGTTCCGGTACTTCCCGGCGAAGGAGGACCTGGCGCTGCACCGGTTCGCCGACCACGAGGACGAGGCGGCCCGGGTGGTCGCGGCCCGTGGCCAGGACGAGTCACCGCTGGACGCCCTCCGCCGCCACTTCCTGGAGGGTCTGGAGCGCCGCGACCCGGTGACCGGGCTCTGCGATCACCCGCAGGTGCTGGCGTTCCACCGGATGCTGTACGGGACACCGTCGTTGGTGGCCCGCATGTACGGATACCAGGGCCGCTCGGAGGCGGCGCTCGCCCGCGCGTTGGGCGACGCCGTACCGGACCGGCTGGCGGCGGGCCAGATCATCGCCGTACAGCGGATCCTGGCGTTGGAGAACTGGCGGCGCATCGACGCGGGGGAGAGCGCGGACGAGGTGTACGACGACGCGGTGCGGGCGGCCGAACTGGGCTTCGTACAACTGAGGTCGGGGCTGGAGAGGGAACGGTAG
- a CDS encoding DUF6233 domain-containing protein — MTRSPRWHGAAPGQRQQAEERRPPTPDWIVELSIGIGARPIEVHVGGCYAAGKRQRAITREQALAALADGIQACIHCRPDAELGVLG, encoded by the coding sequence CTGACGCGCAGTCCCCGGTGGCACGGCGCCGCACCGGGCCAGCGGCAGCAGGCCGAGGAGCGGCGGCCGCCCACACCGGACTGGATCGTTGAGCTCAGCATCGGCATAGGCGCCCGTCCCATCGAGGTTCACGTCGGCGGGTGCTACGCCGCTGGAAAGCGCCAACGCGCCATCACCCGCGAGCAAGCACTCGCCGCCCTCGCCGACGGGATCCAGGCCTGCATCCACTGCCGACCCGACGCTGAACTTGGCGTGCTCGGGTAG
- a CDS encoding phosphomannomutase/phosphoglucomutase has product MAASVAADLSQIIKAYDIRGVVPDQWDEPLAELLGAAFVKVTAADSIVVGHDMRPSSPGLSAAFARGAAGQGADVTLIGLCSTDQLYFASGELGLPGAMFTASHNPAQYNGIKMCRAGAAPVGQDSGLGEIRGLVEGWLADGAPAPVAAPGRVTERDTLTDYAAHLRSLVDVASIRPLKVVVDAGNGMGGHTVPTVFASLPIELVPMYFELDGTFPNHEANPLDPKNIVDLRARVRAEGADIGLAFDGDADRCFVVDERGEGISPSAITALVAARELEKHPGGTVIHNLITSWSVPEVVREHGGTPVRTRVGHSFIKEEMARTGAIFGGEHSAHYYFRDFWNADTGMLAALHVLAALGTQDGTLSALVAGYDRYRGSGEINSTVDDQTARTAAVRRVFADREDATVDELDGLTIATPDWWFNLRPSNTEPLLRLNVEARDELTMIAIRDEILDLVRGS; this is encoded by the coding sequence GTGGCTGCATCTGTTGCTGCTGATCTGTCGCAGATCATCAAGGCGTACGACATCCGCGGGGTGGTGCCCGATCAGTGGGACGAGCCACTGGCGGAGCTGCTCGGCGCCGCCTTCGTGAAGGTGACAGCAGCGGACTCGATCGTCGTCGGCCACGACATGCGCCCGTCGTCGCCCGGCCTCTCGGCCGCCTTCGCGCGCGGCGCCGCGGGCCAGGGCGCGGACGTGACCCTGATCGGGCTCTGCTCCACGGACCAGCTGTACTTCGCCTCGGGGGAGCTGGGGCTGCCGGGCGCGATGTTCACGGCCTCGCACAATCCCGCGCAGTACAACGGCATCAAGATGTGCCGGGCCGGGGCTGCGCCCGTGGGCCAGGACTCGGGACTGGGGGAGATCCGCGGGCTCGTCGAGGGATGGCTCGCGGACGGGGCGCCGGCCCCGGTCGCGGCCCCCGGCCGGGTCACCGAGCGCGACACGCTCACGGACTACGCGGCCCACCTGCGCTCCCTCGTCGACGTCGCGTCGATCCGTCCGCTCAAGGTCGTCGTGGACGCGGGCAACGGCATGGGCGGCCACACGGTCCCGACGGTCTTCGCGTCGTTGCCGATCGAGCTCGTACCGATGTACTTCGAGCTCGACGGCACCTTCCCGAACCACGAGGCCAACCCTCTGGACCCGAAGAACATCGTCGACCTCCGGGCCCGCGTGCGCGCCGAGGGCGCGGACATCGGCCTCGCCTTCGACGGCGACGCCGACCGCTGCTTCGTCGTCGACGAGCGCGGCGAGGGGATCTCGCCGTCGGCGATCACGGCACTGGTCGCCGCGCGGGAACTGGAGAAGCACCCCGGCGGCACGGTCATCCACAACCTGATCACGTCGTGGTCGGTCCCGGAGGTCGTACGCGAGCACGGCGGCACCCCGGTCCGTACCCGCGTCGGCCACTCCTTCATCAAGGAGGAGATGGCCCGCACGGGCGCGATCTTCGGCGGGGAGCACTCCGCCCACTACTACTTCCGCGACTTCTGGAACGCCGACACGGGCATGCTCGCCGCCCTCCACGTCCTCGCCGCCCTCGGCACCCAGGACGGCACCCTGTCGGCCCTCGTCGCCGGCTACGACCGCTACCGGGGGTCCGGCGAGATCAACTCCACCGTCGACGACCAGACGGCCCGCACGGCGGCGGTCCGCCGGGTCTTCGCCGACCGCGAGGACGCCACCGTCGACGAACTCGACGGCCTGACGATCGCCACCCCCGACTGGTGGTTCAATCTCCGCCCCTCCAACACCGAACCCCTCCTCCGCCTCAACGTCGAGGCCCGCGACGAACTCACCATGATCGCGATCCGCGACGAGATCCTGGACCTGGTCCGCGGCAGCTGA